In Astyanax mexicanus isolate ESR-SI-001 unplaced genomic scaffold, AstMex3_surface scaffold_49, whole genome shotgun sequence, a single window of DNA contains:
- the LOC125797546 gene encoding uncharacterized protein LOC125797546 isoform X3, whose product MMFITTEFNGHTTAAREQHLWCSAEAPLRWSLISPHLEENPLSHNCRNPQPNLQNPAYASMKSNNSVIQPFTFSNKGEPPEPSYVSMKSNNSIIQPLTFSNKGEPPASSGRSGLVQDQSRCGVWEQNCSVRRLYLSLLQKEIYNTSCFTSRHRGVYKSGFLSTSG is encoded by the exons atgatgtttataactacggagttcaatggacacaccacggctgcaag AGAACAGCATCTCTGGTGTTCAGCTGAAGCTCCTCTACGATGGAGTCTCATCTCTCCACATCTGGAGGAGAACCCCCTGTCCCATA ACTGCAGAAACCCACAGccgaacctccagaacccagcttaTGCGTCTATGAAGAGTAACAACTCAGTGATTCAACCTTTCACCTTCAGTAATAAaggagaacctccagaacccagctatgtgtctatgaagagtaacaACTCAATTATTCAACCTCTTACCTTCAGTAATAAAGGAGAACCTCCAGCATCCAG TGGGAGGAGTGGTCTTGTCCAGGATCAGTCCAGGTGTGGAGTGTGGGAACAGAACTGCTCTGTCAGAAGACTTTATTTGTCCCTGCTGCAGAAAGAGATCTACAACACTTCCTGTTTTACATCCAGACATAGAGGAGTCTATAAATCAGGATTCCTATCAACTAGTGGATGA